One Clupea harengus chromosome 3, Ch_v2.0.2, whole genome shotgun sequence DNA window includes the following coding sequences:
- the LOC116218844 gene encoding histone-lysine N-methyltransferase PRDM9-like, with product MGEGALQKHEEEPPVHAGHRAPVRTPAESRVGSTELAPVPPQVPRTDSDQGGERDGVESVDGQGGREQDPTAKRPGVSKREWLKQQKGQLNSYKRGGSLRSRPRVSYTEEEEPKDEDYLYCEDCESFYIDECGVHGPPNFIPDTPAPVGVPDRARLTLPPGLVVRESNIPNAGLGVFNQDQTVPKRAHFGPYEGEVMDRDEAIESGYSWVTYKSRHVDEYIDAKRETHSNWMRYVNCARDGDEQNLVAFQYRGGIVYRCCKPIAPGEELLVWYGEDYARDLGITFDYLWDIKSSAKGTSQSSQVFSCSLCPFSYTAQIYLHKHIKRCHTDEYVRLLRSGEIRPETLAPSRSSDQHKQKHLTVPSRSTSSKVAPNPSSQQEGANDKRSHHCTQCGKSFTRGHLKQHQRTHTGERPYHCTQCGKSFTEGGSLKLHQRTHTGERPYHCTQCGKSFTREGTLKLHQRTHTGERPYHCTQCGKSFTQEGSLKLHQRTHTGERPYHCTQCGKSFTQEGTLKLHQRTHTGERPYHCTQCGKSFTDGGDLKRHQRTHTGERPYHCTQCGKSFTLEGTLKLHQRTHTGERPYHCTQCGKTFTLEKDLKRHQRTHTGERPYHCTQCGKSFTSTGQLKTHRSTVHNLGS from the exons ATGGGAGAAGGTGCGCTTCAAAAACATGAAGAGGAACCACCTGTACATGCTGGCCATAG AGCTCCCGTCAGAACCCCAGCTGAGTCCAGAGTCGGTTCC acagaactcgctcctgttcctcctcaggTCCCCAGAACAGACTCAGaccagggtggagagagagacggcgtgGAGAGTGTGgatggacagggagggagagagcaagacccAACAGCAAAGAGACCTG gagtgtcaaagagagagtggttgaaaCAGCAGAAAGGCCAGTTGAACAGCTACAAGCGTGGAGGCAGCCTGCGCAGCAGACCCAGAGTGAgctacacagaggaagaggagcccaaAGATGAAGATTACCTCT ACTGTGAGGACTGTGAGTCTTTCTACATTGATGAGTGTGGGGTCCATGGCCCCCCTAACTTCATCCCTGACACCCCAGCTCCTGTTGGGGTCCCAGACCGAGCCAGACTCACCCTGCCACCTGGACTGGTGGTCAGAGAGTCCAATATCCCAAACGCAGGTCTGGGGGTGTTCAACCAGGATCAGACGGTGCCCAAAAGGGCGCACTTTGGCCCCTATGAGGGAGAGGTGATGGACAGGGACGAGGCCATAGAGAGCGGATACTCCTGGGTG ACATACAAGAGCCGACATGTAGATGAGTACATAGACGCAAAGAGAGAAACTCACTCCAACTGGATGAG GTATGTGAACTGCGCTCGTGACGGTGACGAGCAAAACCTGGTGGCGTTTCAGTACAGAGGGGGGATTGTGTATCGCTGCTGTAAGCCCATCGCCCCTGGAGAGGAGCTGCTGGTCTGGTATGGAGAGGACTACGCCAGAGACCTGGGCATCACCTTCGACTACCTGTGGGACATCAAGAGTAGCGCCAAAGGTACATCACAAT CGTCTCAGGTGTTCTCGTGCTCCTTGTGTCCGTTTTCCTACACGGCTCAAATCTACCTCCATAAGCACATCAAGAGGTGCCACACGGACGAGTACGTGAGACTGCTGAGGTCTGGAGAGATCAGACCAGAGACTTTGGCACCTTCCAGAAGCAgtgaccaacacaaacaaaaacatttaactGTGCCGTCCAGGTCAACATCCAGTAAAGTCGCCCCTAACCCCTCTTCACAACAGGAAGGAGCGAATGACAAGAGAagtcaccactgcactcagtgtggcaagagctttactcGAGGACATCTCAAACaacaccagcgcactcacacaggagagaggccgtaccactgcactcagtgtggcaagagctttactgAGGGGGGGTCTCTCAAActacaccagcgcactcacacaggagagaggccgtaccactgcactcagtgtggcaagagctttactcGAGAGGGAACTCTCAAActacaccagcgcactcacacaggagagaggccgtaccactgcactcagtgtggcaagagcttcacTCAAGAGGGATCTCTCAAActacaccagcgcactcacacaggagagaggccgtaccactgcactcagtgtggcaagagctttactcAAGAGGGAACTCTCAAActacaccagcgcactcacacaggagagaggccgtaccactgcactcagtgtggcaagagctttactgATGGGGGAGATCTCAAACGACatcagcgcactcacacaggagagaggccgtaccactgcactcagtgtggcaagagcttcacTCTAGAGGGAACTCTCAAACTACatcagcgcactcacacaggagagaggccgtaccactgcactcagtgtggcaagaccTTTACTCTAGAGAAGGATCTCAAACGACatcagcgcactcacacaggagagaggccgtaccactgcactcagtgtggcaagagctttactTCTACGGGTCAATTAAAGACACACCG CAGCACAGTCCATAACCTCGGCTCCTAA